One Janthinobacterium sp. TB1-E2 genomic region harbors:
- a CDS encoding REP-associated tyrosine transposase, whose product MRYRRAFQPGGSFFFTVVTAHRRPVFSAANAVDLLRDSFRAVRHQRPFAIDAIVILPDHLHCIWTLPDSDADFMTRWRLIKTWFSKRCDLENVWQQRYWEHVLRDESDFANHVDYIHYNPVKHGLVSKVIDWPYSSFHRYVKQGWCAADWGGDGVDVAGVGRE is encoded by the coding sequence ATGCGATACCGACGCGCATTCCAGCCAGGTGGCAGCTTTTTCTTCACGGTGGTGACTGCCCATCGCCGGCCCGTTTTTTCTGCTGCCAATGCCGTGGATTTGCTGCGTGATTCTTTCCGCGCCGTGCGGCATCAACGGCCATTCGCTATCGACGCCATCGTTATCCTTCCTGATCACTTGCACTGCATCTGGACCTTGCCAGATAGTGATGCCGATTTCATGACGCGCTGGAGGTTGATCAAGACATGGTTCAGCAAGCGCTGCGATCTTGAAAATGTCTGGCAGCAGCGGTATTGGGAGCATGTGTTGCGTGACGAGAGCGACTTCGCAAACCACGTCGATTACATCCATTACAACCCCGTCAAGCATGGCCTTGTGAGTAAAGTCATCGATTGGCCGTATTCCAGTTTTCACCGGTATGTAAAGCAGGGATGGTGCGCCGCCGATTGGGGCGGGGATGGTGTGGATGTGGCGGGTGTTGGGCGGGAGTGA